The Gallus gallus isolate bGalGal1 chromosome 6, bGalGal1.mat.broiler.GRCg7b, whole genome shotgun sequence genomic interval ggggcaggaggaagggaTCCCTGGGCATGGAGAACGGGGCTCTAATCCTGTTGCAGATAACATGTCTGCGGGCTAggtttgtgtgtgtttgggggagctgcaggggcAGAGATTGTTAGGCAGTATTTGTTTGTAAAGCCACTTGCTCTGAAGATAATGCTTGCACTAACTTCTATTGAGAGAGCAGTGTGAGTCCCTACAAAGTCCTTTCCCAAAGTGTCTTTGAAGCCAAGAACCcattgaaaggaagaaaggccAAGAGAGGGGATTAGTTTGTTCAGCAGCTGTGAATTTCAGTGGGAGGCTGATGAACTCCAAAGtctttgttgggattttttttgtatggagCCCTGCTGGAGGGAGAGACCCACACGGGGGCCGCGGCCTTAGACAAGAAGGAATCCGAAGCGGCAGGGAGCTGTAAGCGGGCCACAAGGACTTTTCCCAAACACTTTTCGGAAAAGGTGTTGTGAAGAGAGCGGAGGGGGATTAGCATGTGAAATGACACTTTCCATTGACTCCgcagaggggaggggaaaagggcCGGCTGGCTGATTTATTAGCATTTTGTTcccttttctgttctgctccCCGGCAGCCCCCCTCCTCCTGGAGACCTCTGAAGAGGTTTGGATTGGAAAAGGGAGCGGGGGGTGCCTGTTTGTGTGTCATCTGGGCGAAGGTGACCACCTGGGAAGctgaatgtaaatatttctcCTCTGAGGAATGCGCCTTCATTAAACCGAAATGAATACATGGAAGCATCCAATCCCACCGCACAATGGCCACAGTGCCTTTACTGCTCAGGGCCACTCTCACCGGGGAGGGGGACCTCTCCGGGCCCCGACCCGCTGCTGAGGTCAGCACATTTTGCAGCTGCGCCGTCGCCATTTTGTCCCGCGGGAAGCAAGGCGTGCTGGTGGGGCCCTGCTTGCAGTGCTCCTTGCGACGGgaatgtggggatggggacccgTTCCCCTTTGCCAACGGGCATCACTGTGCCCAGTGGGTGCATCCCGGCCCAGGCTGCAGCCTGCACGGGGTGCTTGTGTGGGGTATGGCGCACGGCGGCAGTGGGGGCACAGAGAGCAGGGAGTGGAAGCTCTGCTCCATGCCTTGCAGCTGTCCTCAGGCCAGCTCTGTCAGGCAGGAAGGCCTCTGTGGCTCTtagccctcctgccccaggaTTCAGCCCCAGCACGGGGAGGCAGAGGACAGGGCCGCGGGCCACGTGTTAACAGGAACCTTTGTGCACGCAGCTGGGGATTGTGTGTGGAGCAGAAGTGTTTCAGCTTTCCCTCAGAAAATGGCCTGAGATGGTTTCTTGGAATGTGCCAAATTCCTGCATGgtgtggagtctctttctctggTGAGACTTGAGGTTGCCCTGGGTCCGAATGCCCATCCCCAACAACGTAGCCCAGAGATGAAGGAGATGGTTGATAACTGAGATTCATACAGGCTGCTGAGTGTCTCCCATGTGTCTGAAATGGGCAACTGGgcccctctgcctccctcccacCACCTTTTCCTCTAGGCTCAGGTAAGCTCCAGGAGAGAGCAAGCCTTATCTTATGGTGGTAGGGGCTGAGGTGGGAGAACTGCTCAGCTCTTTTTGTGCTAAACAGATGAGCAAGTTGCTCGGTTGTAGTCTCCAGAGCCGTAACTGCACACATCCACACATGCAGTTGGACAGACAAAACACCCAGCAATTTGGACGCGACAGAATTTTGCAAGCACTTGGCTACTGATTTATTGCATTGGCTATTCCTTTACAAATATTGGCTACAAGACAGGTCTAATGGCCAGTAACTTAACTCTGCTGGCTTCTCATCTGTCTAAAGATACTTCAAACAGCAAAGTAGAATATAAGTTGATAGCCCCAAGGAGATCACTGAGGGTGCAGTGAGCTTCCCCTGGGTCTGCAGCTGACAGcctgctccctccctgcctcagCCAGGGCAAGGGAAAAGAGATGCATCAACCAAATCTTCCTGCTGCTTGCTTAGCCTATAGAATATATACAGTAAGATGTAGAGGAAGAACTGTTATGTATACATCACAGTAACTGTGCAATAAATTAAACTTCAAAGTGCTTCACTTTCCTATTTACAACACCATTAAATAGTAACTGACTTTTTCTCGGACTAGGAGGAAGTATGTAGTTAGTTAGCTGACAGGTGAGTGCTCAGCAAATACACCGGGAGGGGAATGGgctcagctgccagctcctctcTGGGAGAGACTGGGGAGGAAAGGTGGACTGTACAAGTGTGAGAGTGTTGGTATGGCATCAGTCAAGGGGGCTGGGGTGAGAAGAGAGGGCAGGACTGGAGGCTTACAAGATTCAGAATAAGCATGTAAAAATGCAAGTGATGTAACCCTTCCTTGGATAAATATTTAACGAGCTGGAATGTTGCTGCACTGGAGAGCTGAATTAAGCTGTGAAAGATGTGAGGTGATGCCCAGGTAGCCGGTTCACTGCAGGAAGCAGTTGCATACCTTTTCCTTATTATAGCACAGGGTTTAATAAAAGGCGGTACCATTTTTCTTTGAGggattctatttttttttttttatggcatgAGAAGCCTCTTTTTAGGGACTACCACACTGAGTGGTCTGGTGATGCCATCTAAGCTGCCTTGTGCTGTCCTGAGTGTTGATCTTACTTGCTTGGAGGCCAGGGGCAGTGTGAGCTGTACTTGTCTGGGGAGGAGGCGAGCTGAAAAGAGCAGGAGCTACAGAGGGCAGATGCTTTTTCAGCTGTAAAACTATAGTCACTGGATAGAGTGATCCTGGGCTGAAGGGACCAAATCTCACCTGGTCATGCCAACACTTAAGTGCCTTCCCAGAAGTCCTCAGCCCTTGCACTACCAGGAAATGCACTGCATGGCTGAGGGATCGCAGAAACTCTTCTGCCTTGTCCAAGCCCCACAGTGCAGTGATGTTGGGCGAAGGGGCCTTGCTTGGAAATGAGATAAAACtaactgaaaaggaaatggtGCCAGGGGAGGTcgagagggaaggagaagaggggagGGGCAGACAGGACCATGGGGGAGCAGGGGGCAGTTAGAGCTTCCTCTTGAGCTTGCGGCTGGCCCCGCCACCCCCGCTCTGCTCCCGCTTCTCTTTGCGGACACAGAAGTACTTGGTGACCCGTTTGCGGCACTGCTCACACCGCACGGCGCAGCACCAATGGAACTTGCAGTTGCAGCTGGACACCATCTCGGCACGTCTCTCCTCCACCGCCAGCCCACAGTCCCCACACAGCCGCCGGCAGCTCCGCTTCTCCCACTTGCTGAGCGCCTTGCCTCTCTTCAGACACTCGCGGCCCTCCGTGCCCAGCAGTCCCAGCGTCTTGTTCTCCAGGCAGTAGTCGGGAGAGTCTTCTAAATGGACCAGCTCCTTCTTGGAGATGGAGCTGAAGGTCTCGGCAATGGCCCCCCGGCTGGCAGCGCTGTTCCCCACCCCCTGCAGCAAGTCCACCTTCAAGGCCTTGTGGTACCTCTCCTTGAGGTAAGTGCCCACCTCGCGGAACTcgggcagctgcagccagcaggtctGTGTGGTACAACTTCCTGAAACACCGTGGCATTTGCAAGTCCGCTTCATGGTCCCTTTGACAGCCTGTGAGATGAGGAAAGAGAGGGGATGCAGGAAAAAGCCCACTATGGTCATTTCTGTGGTGCAGCTTATGGATAAGTCTGGCTCATAATTGTGGAGGGGTTCTGCCATGGCCCCTCCTTGTACAATAGCCCTGCCCAGGGAGGGTTGGTTGAAGGTCAACATTGGTACGCTACTTCTTGAAGAGGGAGCAAGAGGGCGGCAGGAAGGAGTTAGCAGGGTAAGCATGGAAGGTTTGCTGCATTAGGACAAACACCATCAGTATTGCTATCCTGCTCCCCCTCTCCTCAGCAAAATAATTGCTTCTACTCTGCACGTGCTTTTAGCCACAGCAAGTAGTGAGTCTCCATAGTGAATGGCCAGAACACATCAGATAGGTGCTTCTAGGTctggaaggaggaaaggggCTCACCTTTCTTCCTGCCTCGTTGTTGTGCAGGTTCATAGCAGCTCTGGCATCTTGTCCAGTCTCCAGGGCATCCACAAACTGCTTGGAGATGGCTTCCCCAAAGCCCACATTAtcgctgcagcctccccacagCCAGCCTTGCCCACCTAGGGAAGAAGATAAGAGGTGTACTGCCAGGGAACCAGCCCCTCATTGTGCTGTGGCCCCCAGGGTTGGAAAGGGCGATTGCCAGTAGTGATGGAAGGAACAAAGGCTGGGGGATGAAGCCAGCCCTTCGCCTAGCGGTACGCCCAGATTCCCTCCCCTTGGGCTTGTACCATTTCTACTCAGGCTTAGGCAACAAGTGGTCCATGGGGGCAATGAAGGAGTATACCCCATGTGACAATGCCAAGGATTTTCAGGCTTTCTATGACTTTCACAATTCACGCGTTAGTGCTCCTACAGAGATGAAGTTTTAATCACCTTCCCTCCAACCATGACTTTAACTGGTCCAGTCTGAGTTGCAGGGACAACTTGCCTGTTCAGAACAGCTTCCTGAGATGGATTAGCCAACTCGTGTGCGTAGAATCAGagaatccttagagctggaagggatgtCCTGAGTGCATATCCTGGTTAGTGGGAACAGAGTCCCCTCCACCAGAAAAACAGCCCAACGCTGGTACGTCTATATGAAG includes:
- the WNT8B gene encoding protein Wnt-8b, with the translated sequence MGRGRAGRQDPNRCRQENVLRDQRSVNNFLMTGPKAYLIYSSSVAAGAQSGIEECKFQFAWDRWNCPERALQLSSHGGLRSANRETAFVHAISSAGVMYTLTRNCSLGDFDNCGCDDSRNGQLGGQGWLWGGCSDNVGFGEAISKQFVDALETGQDARAAMNLHNNEAGRKAVKGTMKRTCKCHGVSGSCTTQTCWLQLPEFREVGTYLKERYHKALKVDLLQGVGNSAASRGAIAETFSSISKKELVHLEDSPDYCLENKTLGLLGTEGRECLKRGKALSKWEKRSCRRLCGDCGLAVEERRAEMVSSCNCKFHWCCAVRCEQCRKRVTKYFCVRKEKREQSGGGGASRKLKRKL